One segment of Solanum stenotomum isolate F172 chromosome 1, ASM1918654v1, whole genome shotgun sequence DNA contains the following:
- the LOC125853630 gene encoding disease resistance protein RPV1-like — MTTNVSCPDGKIRNRRKPWIVTLQQEERWRPGGFYHISGYAEKKCCSSRKALVGAGWRTFKHDNEIERGENIKTELENAIINSRSSIIIISKNYATSTWCLDELVKILEHKRTKGHAVLPVFYHVDPSEVRDQKKSFAEAFASYERQIKAESDEGKRELIDKVRKWRAALGEVADSGGVLVNNQEYKKESEFIEEILQLIEDKLNRTISSVAPYLVGISSRVENIISWLLDGSHDDNVIAICGMSGIGKTTVAKYVFTTNCRRFEGSSFLANIQDISQQPDGLIRLQKQLLYDLTGKKSKIQDTNEGIIKIRDAICFKRVLVILDDIDQQEQIHAIIGMKNWFCPGSKIIITTKNSCLLKVQEIQKVHKVREMGNDESLELFSWHSFGEDHPADDYMELSKRVVKHCGGLPLALQVLGSSLRGKNIDVWKSALDKLETIPSSQIIKKLKFGYDSLKDDHDKNLFLDIACFFARKDKDYVIAVLDESYIYTRIGIQNLIDRFLLMIEGNKLIMHQMLRDMGREIVRQESSKKPGRRTRLWHYKDSFNVLRENMGSETIEGLFFDMNMVKEDESFMGSSSSGRKWLLTEVKSYRFGFSRHPNKFSSKTLNELELGTNLFTIMNKLRLLQINYTHLNGAYNDFPKNLRWLYWRGFPLKCVPNDFPLESLSVLDMRNSCLERLWEGRRVLPLVKILNLSHSHSLFRTPDFSGLPMLEKLVLKECVNLIEVHESIGTLEARLIFLNIKNCKRLQKLPREICKLKVLKTFIISGCSNLVELPRDLWRMQSLEVFLANEIPMSQLPSKRKQNPIWHVLIRSWVPKPKKVLELSWVSLPKSLVQLSLSECNLSEVAFPRDFSNLMLLQNLNLSKNPISCLPDCVRTLSRINNLELDSCTMLKFLIDLPRIHRLGVGDCTSLERVTYLSVGCRAKVYQINGCKELTDLEGWFKVESMGGIEKTMKSLELSMWDSVRSFEVKLYNNSTHTESRGPVKVLFEKGMISIYLPGSMVPDWFCYKSAGSTLSFTVPSSPDLKIQGITVCSVYTIDWKVLIKGAEFYLIIHNEQKNVKLIYSPTCYGLPEGQNEMLWFTHWKFLSQLDAGDTLNVTVFTMVGFIIKEIGIHLMHGEQVDMIFNSNSQEMQRDYPYQGMMPMKRQGLVDLYCYGYMGAGLDYILPYMP; from the exons CAGCAAGAAGAGAGATGGCGGCCCGGGGGATTTTATCATATTTCAGGGTATGCAGAAAAGAAGTGCTGCAGTAGCCGAAAGG CTTTGGTAGGTGCAGGGTGGCGTACATTTAAGCATGATAATGAGATTGAGAGAGGGGAAAATATTAAGACAGAACTAGAGAATGCAATTATAAATTCGAGGAGTTCAATAATTATCATCTCGAAGAACTATGCTACTTCAACATGGTGCCTTGATGAACTTGTCAAAATCCTTGAACATAAGAGGACAAAAGGGCATGCAGTTCTTCCTGTCTTCTATCATGTGGATCCTTCTGAAGTTAGAGATCAGAAAAAGAGTTTTGCAGAAGCATTTGCGAGTTATGAGAGGCAAATTAAAGCTGAAAGTGATGAAGGAAAGAGGGAGTTGATAGATAAGGTCCGAAAATGGAGAGCAGCTCTTGGAGAGGTGGCAGATTCGGGTGGTGTTCTAGTGAACAATCAAGAGTACAA GAAGGAATCAGAGTTCATTGAAGAAATTCTTCAACTCATTGAGGATAAGCTGAACCGGACAATATCGAGTGTTGCACCTTACCTGGTTGGGATCAGTTCACGGGTCGAAAATATCATTTCATGGTTGCTAGACGGATCACATGATGATAATGTTATTGCAATTTGTGGGATGAGCGGAATTGGGAAGACAACTGTTGCCAAATATGTTTTCACTACAAACTGTAGAAGATTTGAAG GTAGTAGCTTTCTTGCAAATATCCAAGATATTTCTCAGCAACCAGATGGCTTAATTCGCTTACAAAAGCAGCTCCTTTATGACTTAACTgggaaaaagagtaaaatacaagATACTAATGAAGGAATCATCAAGATAAGAGATGCTATATGTTTTAAAAGAGTTCTAGTCATATTGGATGACATTGATCAACAAGAACAAATTCACGCTATAATTGGAATGAAAAATTGGTTCTGTCCAGGAAGTAAAATAATCATAACAACTAAGAATTCATGTTTGCTGAAggttcaagaaattcaaaaagTCCATAAAGTCAGGGAAATGGGTAATGATGAATCACTGGAGCTTTTCAGTTGGCATTCCTTTGGGGAGGACCACCCAGCTGATGACTACATGGAACTATCAAAAAGGGTGGTAAAGCATTGTGGAGGGCTTCCTCTGGCACTTCAAGTATTGGGTTCTTCTCTTCGTGGGAAAAATATCGATGTATGGAAGAGTGCATTAGACAAGTTGGAAACAATTCCTTCAAGCCAGATcattaaaaaactaaaatttgggTATGACTCATTAAAAGATGATCATGATAAGAATTTGTTCCTTGACATTGCCTGCTTCTTCGCAAGAAAGGATAAAGATTATGTTATTGCTGTGCTAGACGAATCTTACATTTATACAAGAATTGGGATTCAGAATCTCATAGATAGATTCCTTTTGATGATTGAGGGTAACAAGTTGATAATGCATCAAATGCTTCGGGACATGGGCAGAGAAATAGTCCGTCAAGAATCATCTAAGAAGCCTGGGAGGCGTACCCGGTTGTGGCACTACAAGGATTCATTTAATGTATTGAGAGAAAACATG GGCTCAGAGACTATTGAAGGTCTTTTCTTTGACATGAATATGGTAAAGGAAGACGAATCCTTCATGGGAAGTTCTAGCAGTGGAAGAAAGTGGCTGCTTACAGAAGTTAAGAGTTATCGGTTCGGTTTCTCCAGGCATCCCAACAAATTTTCTTCAAAAACCTTAAATGAGCTTGAATTGGGAACGAATCTCTTTACAATTATGAATAAGCTAAGACTGCTTCAGATAAATTATACACATCTAAATGGTGCTTATAATGATTTTCCCAAGAACCTGAGGTGGCTATATTGGAGAGGTTTTCCTTTGAAGTGTGTGCCAAATGATTTTCCATTGGAGAGCTTGTCTGTTCTTGACATGCGGAACAGCTGTTTGGAAAGACTGTGGGAAGGAAGAAGA GTGCTTCCATTGGTAAAAATTCTCAACCTCAGCCACTCTCATTCTCTTTTCAGAACTCCTGATTTTTCAGGACTCCCAATGCTGGAAAAGCTTGTTCTCAAAGAGTGTGTCAATCTAATTGAGGTTCATGAATCCATTGGAACCTTAGAGGCTCGGCTCATTTTCTTAAATATCAAAAACTGCAAAAGACTTCAGAAGCTACCCAGAGAGATTTGCAAGCTAAAAGTTCTTAAAACCTTCATAATATCTGGTTGCTCAAATCTTGTAGAATTGCCAAGAGACTTGTGGAGGATGCAATCCTTGGAAGTGTTTCTCGCCAATGAAATCCCAATGAGTCAATTACCCTCTAAGAGAAAACAGAACCCAATATGGCATGTACTTATCCGGTCTTGGGTTCCGAAGCCGAAAAAAGTTCTTGAGCTTTCATGGGTTTCTTTACCAAAGTCATTGGTTCAATTAAGTCTATCTGAGTGCAACCTATCTGAAGTTGCTTTTCCGAGGGACTTCAGTAATTTAATGTTGTTGCAGAACCTAAACCTCAGTAAAAATCCAATCAGTTGTCTTCCAGATTGCGTCAGAACTCTTTCCAGGATCAACAATCTTGAATTAGATTCTTGCACAATGCTTAAATTTCTCATAGACCTACCTCGCATCCACAGATTGGGGGTAGGAGACTGCACTTCCCTAGAAAGAGTTACATATCTATCAGTAGGGTGCCGTGCAAAAGTTTACCAAATAAATGGCTGTAAAGAACTCACTGATCTGGAGGGATGGTTTAAGGTGGAATCCATGGGAGGAATTGAGAAAACAATGAAGTCGTTGGAATTAAGCATGTGGGATTCTGTCAGAAGCTTTGAAGTGAAATTGTATAACAATTCAACTCATACAGAAAGTAGAGGACCAGTAAAG GTATTGTTTGAAAAAGGAATGATCAGCATATATCTTCCAGGGAGCATGGTTCCTGATTGGTTTTGTTACAAGAGTGCTGGATCAACTCTATCTTTCACCGTCCCTTCATCTCCTGATCTCAAGATCCAGGGCATAACTGTGTGCTCAGTGTACACAATTGACTGGAAAGTCTTGATTAAGGGTGCcgaattttatttgataatccATAATGAGCAGAAGAATGTGAAACTGATTTATAGCCCAACTTGCTATGGTCTTCCTGAAGGCCAAAATGAAATGTTATGGTTCACTCATTGGAAGTTTCTGAGTCAGCTGGATGCTGGTGACACCTTGAATGTCACAGTTTTTACCATGGTTGGTTTTATCATCAAGGAAATTGGTATTCACTTAATGCATGGTGAGCAAGTAGACATGATTTTTAACTCAAACAGTCAAGAAATGCAGCGAGATTATCCTTATCAGGGGATGATGCCTATGAAACGTCAAGGGCTTGTAGATTTATACTGCTATGGCTATATGGGGGCTGGATTGGACTACATTTTGCCCTACATGCCATGA
- the LOC125870471 gene encoding disease resistance protein RPV1-like, which translates to MNMVKEDESFMGSSSSGRKGLLTEVKSYRFGFSRHPNKFSSKTLNELELGTNLFTIMNKLRLLQINYTHLNGAYNDFPKNLRWLYWRGFPLKCVPNDFPLESLSVLDMRNSCLERLWEGRRVLPLVKILNLSHSHSLFRTPDFSGLPMLEKLVLKECVNLIEVHESIGTLEARLIFLIIKNCKRLQKLPREICKLKVLKTFIISGCSNLVELPRELWRMQSLEVFLANEIPMSQLPSKRKQNPIWHALIRSWVPKPKKVLELSWVSLPKSLVKLSLSECNLSEVAFPRDFSNLMSLQNLDLSKNPISCLPDCIRTLSRLNNLELGSCTILKFLIDLPRIHNLSVADCISLERVTYLSVGCRAIVYHINGCKELTDMEGSYKLESMGGVEKTMKSLELSMWDSVGSFEVKLYNNSTHTESRGPVKVLFEKGMISIYLPGSMVPDWFCYKSAGSTLSFTIPSSPDLKIQGITVCSVYTIDWKVWVEGIQFYLIIHNEQKNVKLIYSPTCYGLPEGQNEMLWFTHWKFLSQLDAGDTLNVTVFTMVGFIIKEIGIHLMHGEQVDMVLNSNSQEMQRDYPYQGMMPTKRQGLVDLYCYGHMGIGLDFILPYIP; encoded by the exons ATGAATATGGTAAAGGAAGACGAATCCTTCATGGGAAGTTCTAGCAGTGGAAGAAAGGGGCTGCTTACAGAAGTTAAGAGTTATCGGTTCGGTTTCTCCAGGCATCCCAACAAATTTTCTTCGAAAACCTTAAATGAGCTTGAATTGGGAACGAATCTCTTTACAATTATGAATAAGCTAAGACTGCTTCAGATAAATTATACACATCTAAATGGTGCTTATAATGATTTTCCCAAGAACCTGAGGTGGCTATATTGGAGAGGTTTTCCTTTGAAGTGTGTGCCAAATGATTTTCCATTGGAGAGCTTGTCTGTTCTTGACATGCGGAACAGCTGTTTGGAAAGACTGTGGGAAGGAAGAAGA GTGCTTCCATTGGTAAAAATTCTCAACCTCAGCCACTCTCATTCTCTTTTCAGAACTCCTGATTTTTCAGGACTCCCAATGCTGGAAAAGCTTGTTCTCAAAGAGTGTGTCAATCTAATTGAGGTTCATGAATCCATTGGAACCTTAGAGGCTCGGCTCATTTTCTTAATTATCAAAAACTGCAAAAGACTTCAGAAGCTACCCAGAGAGATTTGCAAGTTAAAAGTTCTTAAAACCTTCATAATATCTGGTTGCTCAAATCTTGTAGAGTTGCCAAGAGAGTTGTGGAGGATGCAATCCTTGGAAGTATTCCTTGCCAATGAAATCCCAATGAGTCAATTACCCTCTAAGAGAAAACAGAACCCAATATGGCATGCACTTATCCGGTCTTGGGTTCCGAAGCCAAAAAAAGTTCTTGAGCTTTCATGGGTTTCTTTACCTAAGTCATTGGTTAAATTAAGTCTATCTGAGTGCAACCTATCTGAAGTTGCTTTTCCGAGGGACTTCAGTAATTTAATGTCGTTGCAGAACCTAGACCTCAGTAAAAATCCAATCAGTTGTCTTCCAGATTGCATCAGAACTCTTTCCAGGCTCAACAATCTTGAATTAGGTTCTTGTACAATCCTTAAATTTCTCATAGACCTACCTCGCATCCACAATTTGAGTGTGGCAGACTGCATTTCCCTAGAAAGAGTTACATATCTATCTGTAGGGTGCCGTGCAATAGTTTACCATATAAATGGCTGTAAAGAACTCACTGATATGGAGGGAAGCTATAAGTTGGAATCCATGGGAGGAGTTGAGAAAACAATGAAGTCGTTGGAATTAAGCATGTGGGATTCTGTCGGAAGCTTTGAAGTGAAATTGTATAACAATTCAACTCATACAGAAAGTAGAGGACCAGTAAAG GTATTGTTTGAAAAAGGAATGATCAGCATATATCTTCCAGGGAGCATGGTTCCTGATTGGTTTTGTTACAAGAGTGCTGGATCAACTCTATCTTTCACCATCCCTTCATCTCCTGATCTCAAGATCCAGGGCATAACTGTGTGCTCAGTGTACACAATTGACTGGAAAGTCTGGGTTGAGGGTATCCAGTTTTATTTGATAATCCATAATGAGCAGAAGAATGTGAAACTGATTTATAGCCCAACTTGCTATGGTCTTCCTGAAGGCCAAAATGAAATGTTATGGTTCACTCATTGGAAGTTTTTGAGTCAGCTGGATGCTGGTGACACCTTGAATGTCACAGTTTTTACTATGGTTGGTTTTATCATCAAGGAAATTGGTATTCACTTAATGCATGGAGAGCAAGTAGACATGGTTTTGAACTCAAACAGTCAAGAAATGCAGCGAGATTATCCTTATCAGGGGATGATGCCTACCAAACGTCAAGGGCTTGTAGATTTATACTGCTATGGCCATATGGGGATTGGATTGGACTTCATTTTGCCCTACATACCATGA
- the LOC125870637 gene encoding germin-like protein subfamily 1 member 17 has translation MGIHIPANAVFVNGKVCKDPKLVTADDFFRPGLNKPGNTSNQLGSIVTTVNVNNLPGLNTLGISLARIDFARRGLNPPHTHPRGTEVLVVLKGRLYVGFVLSNPGPNMKNKLLTKILNPGDVFVFPEGLVHFQLNVGKTNAIAFAGLSSQNAGVITVANAVFGSDPPINDDVLAKAFQVDKKVIDDLQEQFWWDNN, from the exons ATGGGAATACATATACCTGCTA ATGCAGTTTTTGTGAATGGAAAAGTTTGCAAGGATCCAAAACTTGTCACAGCTGATGACTTCTTCAGACCAGGCCTAAACAAACCTGGAAATACGTCAAATCAACTTGGATCAATTGTTACTACTGTCAACGTCAACAATTTACCTGGGCTCAATACGTTAGGCATTTCTTTAGCTCGTATTGATTTTGCACGACGTGGTCTCAATCCACCTCATACACATCCTAGAGGAACCGAGGTTCTTGTTGTTCTTAAGGGAAGACTTTATGTTGGTTTCGTCCTTTCTAACCCTGGCCCAAATATGAAGAACAAATTGCTCACCAAGATTTTGAACCCTGGAGATGTCTTTGTTTTTCCTGAGGGTCTAGTTCATTTTCAACTTAATGTGGGAAAGACTAATGCCATTGCATTCGCTGGTCTGAGCAGCCAAAATGCAGGAGTTATCACTGTTGCAAATGCAGTATTTGGTTCAGATCCACCAATTAATGACGATGTCCTCGCTAAAGCATTCCAAGTTGACAAGAAAGTGATTGATGATCTTCAAGAACAGTTTTGGTGGGATAATAACTAA
- the LOC125870627 gene encoding disease resistance protein RPV1-like — MGSERPQTSSSFVYPSIYHVFLSFRGEDTRKTFTDTLYAALVGAGWRTFKDDNEIERGENIKTELENAIINSRSSIIIISKNYATSTWCLDELVKILEHKRTKGHAVLPVFYHVDPSEVRDQKKSFAEAFASYERQIKAESDEGKRELIDKVRKWRAALGEVADSGGVLVNNQEYKNQSSLKKFFNSLRIS, encoded by the exons ATGGGTTCTGAAAGACCACAAACATCTTCCTCTTTTGTTTATCCATCCATTTATCATGTGTTCTTGAGTTTCAGAGGTGAAGACACCCGCAAGACTTTTACTGACACTCTTTATGCAGCTTTGGTAGGTGCAGGGTGGCGTACGTTTAAGGATGATAATGAGATTGAGAGAGGGGAAAATATTAAGACAGAACTAGAGAATGCAATTATAAATTCGAGGAGTTCAATAATTATCATCTCGAAGAACTATGCTACTTCAACATGGTGCCTTGATGAACTTGTCAAAATCCTTGAACATAAGAGGACAAAAGGGCATGCAGTTCTTCCTGTCTTCTATCATGTGGATCCTTCTGAAGTTAGAGATCAGAAAAAGAGTTTTGCAGAAGCATTTGCGAGTTATGAGAGGCAAATTAAAGCTGAAAGTGATGAAGGAAAGAGGGAGTTGATAGATAAGGTCCGAAAATGGAGAGCAGCTCTTGGAGAGGTGGCAGATTCGGGTGGTGTTCTAGTGAACAATCAAGAGTACAA GAATCAGAGTTCATTGAAGAAATTCTTCAACTCATTGAGGATAAGCTGA
- the LOC125870661 gene encoding germin-like protein subfamily 1 member 20: MALKYFLLTIAILAVVTSISHASDPSPLQDFCVAVNDSKSAVFVNGKFCKDPKDVTADDFFRPGLNVPGNTSNQLGSVVTAVNVNNLPGLNTLGISLARIDFEPYGLNPPHTHPRGTEVLAVLEGTLYVGFVLSNPGPNMKNKLFTKILHPGDVFVFPIGLIHFQFNVGKTKAVAFAGLSSQNPGVITIANAIFGSDPPINDDVLAKAFQVDKKVVDYLQSQFWWDNN, translated from the exons ATGGCTCTCAAGTACTTTCTATTAACCATTGCCATATTGGCTGTGGTGACTTCAATAAGCCATGCATCTGATCCTAGTCCTTTACAAGATTTTTGTGTTGCTGTTAATGATTCCAAGTCTGCTG TTTTCGTGAATGGGAAATTTTGCAAGGATCCAAAGGATGTTACTGCAGATGACTTCTTTAGACCAGGGTTAAATGTACCTGGGAATACTTCAAATCAACTTGGATCTGTTGTGACTGCTGTGAATGTCAACAACTTGCCTGGACTCAACACTCTAGGCATTTCTTTAGCTCGTATTGATTTTGAACCGTACGGTCTCAACCCACCTCATACTCACCCTCGAGGAACTGAAGTTCTTGCTGTCCTTGAGGGCACGCTCTACGTTGGATTTGTTCTTTCGAACCCTGGTCCAAATATGAAGAACAAACTCTTTACCAAGATTCTACATCCTGGAGATGTGTTCGTTTTTCCAATAGGTCTGATACATTTTCAGTTTAATGTGGGAAAGACCAAGGCCGTTGCATTTGCTGGACTCAGTAGCCAAAATCCAGGAGTCATCACCATTGCAAATGCAATATTTGGTTCAGATCCACCtatcaatgatgatgttctTGCAAAAGCATTCCAAGTTGACAAGAAAGTTGTGGATTATCTCCAATCACAATTCTGGTGGGACAACAACTAA
- the LOC125870521 gene encoding germin-like protein subfamily 1 member 18, with translation MALALKFLVITFAILALASSPSTASDPSPLQDFCVAVNDSKTTVFVNGKVCKDPKLVTADDFFRSGLNKPGNTSNQLGSIVTAVNVNNLPGLNTLGISLARIDFARRGLNPPHTHPRGTEVLVVLKGRLYVGFVLSNPGPNMKNKLFTKILNPGDVFVFPEGLIHFQLNVGKTDAIAFAGLSSQNAGVITIANAVFGSDPPINDNVLAKAFQVDKKVIDDLQEQFWWDNN, from the exons ATGGCTTTGGCCCTGAAGTTTCTTGTTATAACCTTTGCCATATTGGCTTTGGCATCATCACCTAGCACTGCCTCAGACCCAAGTCCCTTGCAGGATTTCTGTGTTGCTGTTAATGACTCTAAAACAACTG TTTTCGTGAATGGAAAAGTTTGCAAGGATCCAAAACTTGTCACGGCTGATGACTTCTTCAGATCAGGCCTAAACAAGCCTGGAAATACATCAAATCAACTTGGATCAATTGTTACTGCTGTCAATGTCAACAATTTACCTGGGCTCAACACTCTAGGCATTTCTTTAGCTCGTATTGATTTTGCACGACGTGGTCTCAATCCACCTCATACACATCCTAGAGGAACTGAGGTTCTTGTTGTTCTCAAGGGAAGACTCTATGTTGGTTTCGTCCTTTCTAACCCTGGCCCAAATATGAAGAACAAGTTGTTCACCAAGATTTTGAACCCCGGCgatgtttttgtttttcctgAGGGTCTAATTCATTTTCAACTTAATGTGGGAAAGACTGATGCCATTGCATTCGCTGGTCTAAGCAGCCAAAATGCAGGAGTTATCACTATTGCAAATGCAGTATTTGGCTCAGATCCACCAATTAATGACAATGTCCTCGCTAAAGCATTCCAAGTTGACAAGAAAGTGATTGATGATCTTCAAGAACAGTTTTGGTGGGATAATAACTAA
- the LOC125870506 gene encoding uncharacterized protein LOC125870506, which yields MNLGPVSQCSFNVSSSTIPRFQITSFPPSSQSLSLRRTISPLVISAIGSRKVIPARDRVIDFGKYKGKMLGTLPSKYLKWVTKNLRARDFEEWAQLADQVLSDPIYKDRIEWEFAQNLLNGDVSLAGTQTAVSELLEISTRFRWDNDDKLGWSKIDFELLGTSKGGRIPRLSDSPNSSIRVEDKKGVDIPQGDGEKDNRERRRERVKLQRRQNESGSPLQRSTSITQRRANSDHFNRPKSDPIRSFDTTNYNTETPRRFPGRESLLKKALSLGTRKNISN from the coding sequence ATGAATCTTGGTCCAGTCTCACAGTGCTCATTCAATGTCTCATCTTCTACAATTCCACGTTTTCAGATAACTTCTTTTCCCCCTTCTTCACAGTCCTTGTCGTTGAGGAGGACTATTTCTCCTTTGGTAATCTCAGCAATTGGGTCCAGAAAAGTTATTCCAGCGCGAGACCGAGTCATAGATTTTGGAAAATACAAAGGTAAAATGCTGGGAACACTCCCATCCAAATACCTCAAATGGGTGACAAAGAATCTCCGAGCTCGCGACTTTGAAGAATGGGCTCAGCTAGCAGATCAAGTCCTCTCTGACCCCATCTATAAGGACCGAATTGAGTGGGAGTTCGCCCAAAATCTCCTCAACGGCGACGTTTCACTGGCAGGGACACAGACTGCCGTTTCCGAGTTACTGGAAATCAGCACCAGATTCCGTTGGGACAATGACGATAAGTTGGGTTGGAGCAAAATTGATTTTGAGTTACTTGGGACCTCTAAAGGTGGTCGAATACCAAGGCTTTCCGATTCCCCCAATAGTTCAATTAGGGTTGAAGATAAAAAGGGAGTTGATATTCCTCAGGGGGATGGCGAAAAAGACAATAGGGAGAGAAGACGGGAAAGGGTAAAGTTACAGAGGAGACAGAATGAATCTGGCTCGCCGTTGCAACGTTCAACTAGTATTACACAAAGAAGAGCAAATTCTGATCATTTCAATCGGCCCAAATCAGATCCAATCCGCTCATTTGACACCACTAATTATAACACGGAAACTCCACGTCGTTTTCCGGGTCGTGAATCCCTGTTGAAGAAAGCCTTGTCTCTGGGTACCaggaaaaatatctcaaattaa